GGGGGGCATGCATTACTTTCATAATTGTCTTTACTTACTTCGTTAACCACTCAGCAAAGGTTTTTCCTTAGGGCAGTGACAGCATTATCTCTGTCGTCACACTCTTGGACACACCTTGTCACACATTTGGTCAAAATTAGCACCCATTACGAAAAGATCTTCGATTGACAGCTGGAACCAGCCATGTGTACTGAATAACAGGAATTGATGTAAGTGACTGTTCTGAAAGGTATGAGCACCGGTAGCTCAGCTGGATAGAGTACTTGACTACGAATCAAGGGGTCGGGGGTTCGAATCCTCCCCGGTGCGCCACTATCATCAGACTTAAGCAGTCTGCAGATAGATAACCTACTGATAACATTCTCATAAATAGCATTGCCTTAGTATTGGACTGGAGAGAGTGTTGACCAGATTACTGACCAAAAAAGTCCCTTATACGTTTAACCGTGCCGGGTATTACTACTTCTCAAGACGTGTTCCCGCTGACCTTTTGAGCCATTATTCCCATCCCCGTATTGTTCAGGGGCTTAAGACGAGGTCTGCACTAACTGCTAAATCAAGGGCTTTGGTGGCTGCGGCTAAGTTAGATGAATACTGGTCTCACCTTAGAATGACCGACCCTGATCTTATTGGGCGCAGTTTGTTAAAGTCGGGATATGGTTCATTTACCCGAAATACACAGCTTGATGTGTCTACTGCCACTGAGCAGTCGATTACGCTCTCTGAGGCCTTAGAAACATATGTCATGCAAAAGGGTGCTGGTAAGCCAAAGACCTTCAAAGCCGCCGCCCAAAGAGCCTGTAGTTATCTGGTGGATGCCTGTGGAGCCAAGACCTTGGCTGAGTACACCAGAGCAGATGCGCTGAGTTATAGGGATTACCTGATTGCCAAGGGTCTGGTTGGCTCAAGCGTGGGCAGAGTCATCAGTTCCATTAGAGCCGTCTTTAACTTTGCCATCTCTGAGTATGCGCTTGATCTTAAGAACCTGGACCTGTCGCGGAATTGTGTCGCTCCTTTAACCGCATATTATGCACTAAAGGAGAATACACATGGGAAACAAACCAACAGCAGAATTTAGACAGGAAGTTGTGCGCGTAGCATTAACAAGTGGGCTTAGCCGTAAGCAGGTCGCATCGGACTTTGGGATTGGTTTTTCGACACTGAGCCGCTGGATCAAAGAAGAACGCGATACAGTTTCTACGCCTGAGCCACAAATTGATTTGATTCACGAAAACGAACGGCTGCGAAAAGAAGTCCGCATGCTTCGTGAGGAGAGGGAAATATTAAAAAAGGCAACACAGTTCTTCGCGAAGCAAAAACCGTGAGGTTTAAGTTTATCGAAGAACACCGTGGCACGCTTCCAATCAATCGTCTGTGTCATATTATGA
The nucleotide sequence above comes from Rhodobacteraceae bacterium Araon29. Encoded proteins:
- a CDS encoding transposase — its product is MGNKPTAEFRQEVVRVALTSGLSRKQVASDFGIGFSTLSRWIKEERDTVSTPEPQIDLIHENERLRKEVRMLREEREILKKATQFFAKQKP